Genomic DNA from Setaria italica strain Yugu1 chromosome V, Setaria_italica_v2.0, whole genome shotgun sequence:
TTCTTGAACATACATTTTACAGTATGGAATTGGCACAGCACAATCCAtttgaaagggaaaaaaaagaggtgaATATAAGTACCTTCGACAGCCTAGATAACCCATCTTTAACCTTGGGTATGATTATAATATGTATGGGAGCTTGCGGCGATATGTCTCTGAATGCAAGGACCTGCAGTAATGAACCATTGAATTTGACACCATAAAATTTCTTGTGTAATCAAGTGCTATAGCAACACTGCCACAATAAACATGTTGTTCTAAAACTACTTGTTCTGCAGCTTTGCGGTGTATGTTTGACAGTAATTCTTCAATATATGTGCAGGAGCTTTCTTGAAAAATCACTGGCTTGCCAGGGAAATGGAAGGTATTATTTCAGGAGTGGAAATTGCTAAACacttcagacttcagagcatGGCCCCCCTGCTTAATGGCACGAGAAGAGACTTAAACTTCAACAGATTCCTGACCCAGATTGTCAAGGTGGAAACATCTGAAGATAAGTAGTCCTTGAGTTTTGTCAATAGCATGTCAAGGAGGAACATCATCCTTGCTGACATGGCACCAACGGTGATGGAGGTGTCATTATTTTTAAATGCGGCAATAACAGAAGGTTGGTAGCCTtagataatttatttttttccgaATTAGCCTCAGATAATTAAGGACTTGATCGTTGATCCAAATAGCACAGATAAGATTACCTTTTGGTCCTCATAAACCACCTGAGATGGAATCTCCTTCCTGATAATTTTGTCGAAACTGCAAAAAGCAAAGAACTAATCATCTGAATGGGGTAGTATAGAAATCATAGAAACAACCAAAGCCAACTCTTCATTCAGAAAAAGGAAAGATGAAACTTAAAGTTCAGCAAGTGTTGGTTAGTATTTGGCTCATCATCGCGGCAAGTGTGAATGCTAAGCGAAGTGTATGTGCGTAATATTAGATTGTTTATTTCTATTCTGTCCTTGTACACAGATACATCTTGCAGATAGCCAACAACTTGACTGGTTGGCTGGGTGTGCTACAGAGAAGTTACCAGAGGAAGATTTCTGCATGTTCCCCAGCTGTAGGTTCAGTGCATCCGAATGGACAAACAAATACTGCCAGAGCAATCTAGATTTTCAGGAGCTCAATGAACCGCTTCCACCTGTTGAGGAGATGAGTTTGTGCTCCTGAATGCGGTTGCCACTGAACCCCCTGCAAACCAGGCCCTTATGCAGGTGTTGAAATGTTGCCATCTGAATGGCAACACGGACACACTGCATTTACCCCATGTAGCTGCCTAAATTCATCCAACCGAGTGACACACCTAAGCACAACTTGGATCACATTAGCACATCGACGTCACGTACAAAACCCGTCGATTTCAACAGATTCGGCGGAGTAGAATAGGATCCTGACCACAGGAACCATCGCTCGAGTTGCCGAGTTGGGATTCAGTGCAGACGGCTCCGCTCTGAAGTCCAACTGACCCTACGAGGCTACGACCCGGAATCCAGGATTCTGTTCCCGCGTACTAGAAGGAAACAAAACTACATCCGATCCGACTCAAGACGAGCGTTCCGTCATATATTGATCCAAATTGAAGTGGCAGTACAGAATTGGGAGGGTAGAGAGAGGCTGACATGGTGGGACCGTCGACGggctcggcggcgagggcggcttcCTTCTCGCCGGCCATGTGGGCCGGACTGCCGAGCCGAGAGTGGGATAAGTGAGACGCGATGACCGCCAGGCggtcgccgctcgccgtcgccggaggaaGTTGGGCGCCGCTATTCCGGCTCATCCCCTTCACCAACCAATTTCCCTGTCGCCCTGGCCCCTCGCTGCTCCGCAGAGTGACCGCAGCTGAAGTCGCTGCACAATTGGCTGGTTGGCCCACGCTGTCAGTCTGTCGCAGACCAACTTCAGTTTTACGCTTTCTGCGAAGCTAAGCGTACTTTCGTGCAgaggctgtggcctgtggggcgAGTTCAGCGAAGCGGCTCGGTTGCAAGATGTGTCCAAGCTGTCCATTAGGGAGAGTGGCGTTTTGTGTGCGTGCCTGTGTGGCTGTATCATCTGATTTGCCGATCAGATGCGGTAGCAATAAGCAGGTATCGATCTAATCACAATTAAAGCAACAGCTAACAAGATTCAACCAGTGCCCTGATAATGCGTGGTGTGACACTTGAcagcctgcaggctgcagctgatTTGTCATCTCAACCTGCGCTTGGAACGATTCACACTTCGCCCTGGTAAAGTAGACGCATCAGCAAGAATTTTTAGGAGGAATACACATCAGCATCTTGATCCCACTGACTCGCTGTAAACGACGCTTCACCAGCAGACAAGGCAACAGCTCCAGAACATGCAGTAGCGTGCAGGGTAGTAacctttgtttttttagattcaGGGTAAGTAAACGTGACTAACTGCAAGACCACAAGTAAACGGGGGAAAAAAATCCCCGAACAGATTATGATGTAGATATGTGCTAAGGACTAGGAtgcaggtgctaaagtttagcacctatcatatcggatgtttggatactaattagaagtataaacatagactaattataaaactaattgtacagatgaagtctaattcgcgagatgaatctattaagcctaattagtccatgatttgataatgtggtgctacggtaaccattgattaattaggcttaatagattcatctcgcgaattagactccatctgtgcaattaattttgtaattagctcatgtttagtctttcctaattagcatccgaacatccgatgtgacactactaaagtttagcacgtagtatccaaacacccccaaacaccccctaagaaagACCCAATGGCACGCGCACCAActgattcaaaaaaaaaaatcatactgCTCATAGTTATATGTATCCATTTGGCATGATGCAAGTTTCGCGAGCTCAGAATCACACACATGGAAGAGCAGGGGTTAAGTCACCATGTAAAGAAAGCTACAACCACCTAAATGCGTCCTGCAGATTTAGATTTACATACTAGGCTAGTAGCAAGGCCTCAGGAGAGAGACGGCGGTGCTCAGACAGCACATGCTAGGCTCCTGCTAATCTAGAGAGCAAACCATCGAGCTAGGATAAGCCAAAAACTCCCAAGTTAGCAAATGATTCTAAGCCAAAGAGGCAAAAACTTACAAGCCACAGCACTTAGAGAACTACAAAACTAGATATTCTGGACATAATCAGAAAGTTGCTGAGCCTGTTCTCCTCAGTTGATATTTGGGTTCTGGCAGAGGCGCAGAGAAAAGTATCTTCTCCAACTCCTGAACGTAACATAAAACAGAGCATACGAGTCAATGAATTGAATGTGAGAACCTACTGTGGGAACTTATGGATGATGAATTAAATAAAACAAGCAAGAAATCAGACCAACAAATTATTTGCAGGTATCTAAGCTTTAGCATCACTGGCAGAGTGCCAATGTCATGGTTTCATTTCATTCTTTTGCCACGTAGGAAATAGATTGTGAGAATACAATATCAGAAAATTGCTTCAACCTGCTCAATCTCTGACAATCTTACTACAACTTGTAAGATGAATTATTTCATAATGAAATAGCCATCTAATCCCATCGGCATCAAATAGAAGACTAATATATGCAGCCAACAAAACAAAATCGCCTCACCAAGAACTAAATTTGAGCTGTGAATCAATGAACTGAGGGCAGGAGTGCAACTGAAGGTTGCCCAAACGCATAGGTAAGCCTATCAAGCAACATACTAGTTGAATGGGTGGTGGTATAAAATATAAAGTTACCACTATCAACGTTACGAAGTAGCAACTAAGACCAAGATATCGATTCCGAATTTGCAGTTACATATCACCAACCAATAGTATAGCAATATAAAGATAAGAACAGTAGTTATAACTTATAATACTGTTACTAATACTGTAATACATCTGTGTAAGTGAAGTCTGAACCCCTAATATAAAGAACTCAAACCCGCACAGtttcaaaaatatttaaaaCATGAAACATCACCAAGTTACACTAAAACAACTAGGACTTTTGAGTCATCTAGAAAAAATTCAGAAGACAGTTTCCACAACCAAATGATAATAACAACCCCCTTCTCTACTATAAATAATAATACCATATGCCCATAGAGTTGTATTTGTTCCACTCTACGAAGTTAGAATTAGATATAGAGGgcttcgatccgaccccttctgaTGCAGGACAGACAATCAGAATGTTGTTGTACATTCACATCCCCTGAATGGATGTACAATGGCTCTCAAAAATTTTAAATAAACATGCTTATCTATTTATTTGGCACATAACTCACCATAGCATAATGTAACCTTAACAATATCAGTTGGACTTTGTAatgtaaataaaagataaaccCAAATAGTAAGATACAATTACCAACAAGAATTAGCCCTTGGCACTTGCATCTGCTTCAATAAATACTTTTAAGGGACAAACAGCACAAATCTTATAATTAGATCAACCAACACATGCTGCACTAATCTTAGTTCCTATACCTATCTAAACTGACTAAACATGGTTTATCTCCACTAATGGGAACCCCAAAAAAAATACTGCAAAAGAGCAAAAAATGGAAGTTATGAACTGTAGGGAGTTCAGTGATGTTTAGATAAATGCAGGTCTTAAAAGTAGCTTCACAGTGTGAACTAAAATTAGATCCAATTGTTAGTAAGAGCAATCACATTTATTTCCTGACACCTATCAGACAATCTGCACCTGTTCTGAAACAGAAAGTGAGGATAAAAGAGAAAAGACTAATTGGTAACTGCACGTCTGCACCAACCAAACATAGAGGAAAACAACACTTGCTGGTGAAATGCGGATGACATAGTACCTTTTGCCTCTTTAGCCTCTCATTCTCCTCTTCTAATAGAGATACCTTGTTTTCCAGTTCATTAGTGTAGGCCTGTTGCAAATACAGTGTAAGTAATACCCCAGCTTAAGAAGAACAGCAAGTCATCATGTCTAACATTTTCTACTCAATGATCACAATAAAAACTATCTCAAGAAATTAGCATTCATAAATCTTCATGAATACTGGTCTATATCTAGAGAATTGCTAACCAAAAGAATGTTAAACATAGAAAGGCAGCAGATATTTGTTGCAACCTGCTTCCTAGCCCTTGAACGAGCAGCTGACTCCCTATTCTTTATCATCCTCTTCTGCCTTCTCTCCATCAACTTATCCGCCACATCTCCTGGGGCACCGCGCTTCCTACCAGGTGTGGGGGAATCAGAAAGTGCACCCATCATTGGCGAGGTAATGTGGCCATCAGAGTATGATTCCAGAATAGCACCCGGCCCAACGTTCAGTGGCTGAAGGGCTAACTGACTCGGCATATAAGCACCTGGCACACCATGTTGCCCATGCTGATGGGGCTCAATAGCTGTAATCTGCTGCTGATAGCGGTCTAACCACTGTGCTCCCGCCGTCAAACCAGAAACCCCAGCACTACCAACCTGTTCCACATTGCCTacatcgttcaagtccttcagaTATCCTTGTGTGACAACCCCAGCTTTCACCAAGAAATCCTCAAGAGTCATCTCC
This window encodes:
- the LOC101780307 gene encoding 14 kDa zinc-binding protein, with the protein product MSRNSGAQLPPATASGDRLAVIASHLSHSRLGSPAHMAGEKEAALAAEPVDGPTIFDKIIRKEIPSQVVYEDQKVLAFRDISPQAPIHIIIIPKVKDGLSRLSKAEERHIEILGSLLYAAKVVAKQEGLGDGFRIVINDGLKGCQSVYHLHVHLLGGRQMNWPPG
- the LOC101780708 gene encoding ABSCISIC ACID-INSENSITIVE 5-like protein 2, which translates into the protein MGSQTMASKAGGGGGGGGGGGGAGAAQRGQMQNLSRQGSLYNLTLDEVQSHLGEPLHSMNLDELLKSVFPDGLEHDGGTTSQYEQTSGLLRQGSITMPPELSKKTVDEVWKGIQDAPKRNVTEGGRRRRERQPTLGEMTLEDFLVKAGVVTQGYLKDLNDVGNVEQVGSAGVSGLTAGAQWLDRYQQQITAIEPHQHGQHGVPGAYMPSQLALQPLNVGPGAILESYSDGHITSPMMGALSDSPTPGRKRGAPGDVADKLMERRQKRMIKNRESAARSRARKQAYTNELENKVSLLEEENERLKRQKELEKILFSAPLPEPKYQLRRTGSATF